Proteins from a single region of Flavobacterium sp. YJ01:
- a CDS encoding porin family protein: MKKIILSAIAIMAFAFSNAQETRFGVKGGLNLSTVVGGDVENTKSLVGFHVGGLAEIHIVEKFYIQPELLFSAQGTKVDGPFGGDADIKLNYLNIPVVAKYYIVDKKFNVEAGPQLGVLLSAKADGEDIKDFTRSVDFGFNIGAGYSFTDNLSIGLRYTIGLSPLSDEDIDNSDDYYDSAKNSNLQLSLAYKF, encoded by the coding sequence ATGAAAAAAATAATTTTATCTGCCATTGCAATTATGGCTTTTGCATTTTCTAATGCTCAGGAAACTAGATTTGGAGTAAAAGGAGGACTTAATCTTTCAACTGTAGTTGGGGGAGATGTAGAAAACACTAAATCCTTAGTTGGATTTCATGTTGGAGGCTTAGCTGAAATACATATAGTAGAAAAGTTCTATATTCAACCAGAGCTTTTATTCTCTGCTCAAGGAACCAAAGTTGATGGTCCTTTTGGAGGTGACGCTGATATTAAATTGAATTATTTGAATATTCCAGTTGTAGCTAAATATTATATTGTTGATAAGAAATTTAATGTTGAAGCTGGTCCGCAACTAGGTGTTTTATTGTCTGCAAAAGCTGATGGTGAGGATATTAAAGATTTTACAAGATCTGTTGATTTCGGATTTAATATTGGAGCAGGATATAGTTTTACAGATAACCTTTCAATTGGTCTTCGTTATACTATTGGTTTGTCTCCGCTTTCAGATGAAGATATTGACAATTCTGATGATTACTATGATAGTGCAAAAAATAGTAACCTACAGCTTTCATTAGCTTATAAATTTTAA
- a CDS encoding porin family protein, whose amino-acid sequence MRRIILFAIAIMTVGFANAQGTGSRFGIKGGINFPNNSTDFHENETLMGYQVGIFSEIKTDENFGIQPELLYSTHGVKNKFVSDGISYNNEVKLSYLNLPILAKYFVTQGLTVQAGPQIGFLMKAEENGVNITDHTKTIDFGLNFGVGFNFLEDCSVDLRYNLGLSNALDFHVDDVNYKIKSSMFSLAFGYKL is encoded by the coding sequence ATGAGAAGAATTATTTTATTTGCCATTGCAATCATGACAGTTGGTTTTGCAAATGCTCAAGGAACTGGCAGTAGATTTGGAATTAAAGGAGGTATAAATTTTCCAAATAACTCAACTGATTTCCATGAAAATGAAACTTTAATGGGATATCAGGTGGGTATTTTTTCGGAAATTAAAACAGATGAAAATTTTGGTATTCAACCTGAACTTCTATACTCAACTCACGGAGTTAAAAATAAATTTGTAAGCGATGGTATATCGTACAATAATGAGGTTAAATTGAGCTATTTAAATTTGCCTATTTTGGCTAAATATTTTGTCACTCAGGGATTAACTGTTCAAGCAGGTCCGCAAATTGGTTTTTTAATGAAAGCTGAAGAAAATGGTGTAAATATTACAGATCATACTAAAACTATCGATTTTGGTTTGAATTTTGGTGTCGGCTTTAATTTTCTGGAAGATTGTTCGGTAGATCTTCGTTATAACTTAGGGTTGTCAAATGCCTTAGACTTTCATGTTGATGATGTCAATTATAAGATTAAAAGCAGTATGTTTTCTTTGGCTTTTGGATATAAATTGTAA
- the xerD gene encoding site-specific tyrosine recombinase XerD translates to MNWTRYIKDYQSYLRIERGLSKNTIENYGFDIERLCLFLESNQIDVSPIKITDETLQQFIYAVAKEVNPRSQARIISGLKSFFNYLVFEDYRNDNPLELIEAPKTGRKLPDTLSLQEIDALIESIDLSTNEGERNRAMLETLYGCGLRVSELITLKISDLFFDEGFIKITGKGNKERFVPIGPLTQKYIDLYRNEIRVHLNIKKGAEDTLFLNRRGNQLTRAMIFTIIKDLAQKISLKKSISPHTLRHSFATHLLENGADLRSIQLMLGHESITTTEIYVHLDRSFLKEVMHTFHPRK, encoded by the coding sequence ATGAATTGGACTCGATATATAAAAGATTATCAGTCGTATTTAAGGATAGAAAGAGGTTTGTCTAAAAATACGATTGAAAATTACGGCTTCGATATCGAGCGTTTGTGTCTTTTTTTAGAAAGCAATCAAATAGATGTTTCTCCAATAAAAATTACCGACGAAACTTTACAGCAATTTATTTACGCTGTTGCCAAAGAAGTAAATCCAAGATCGCAGGCAAGAATTATCTCTGGATTAAAAAGTTTTTTTAACTATCTGGTTTTTGAAGATTATAGGAATGATAATCCGCTTGAATTAATAGAAGCGCCAAAAACAGGACGAAAATTGCCGGATACGTTGTCTCTTCAAGAAATTGATGCACTGATTGAAAGCATAGATTTAAGTACAAATGAAGGCGAACGCAATCGCGCAATGTTAGAAACTTTATATGGTTGCGGACTTCGTGTGTCTGAATTAATTACACTTAAGATTTCCGATTTATTTTTTGACGAAGGATTTATTAAAATTACCGGAAAAGGAAATAAAGAACGGTTTGTTCCGATTGGTCCTTTAACGCAAAAATATATCGATCTTTACAGAAATGAAATTCGTGTTCATCTAAATATTAAAAAAGGTGCTGAAGATACTTTATTCTTAAATAGACGAGGAAATCAGCTGACTCGCGCCATGATATTTACTATAATTAAAGATCTTGCACAGAAAATTTCACTAAAAAAAAGTATAAGTCCCCATACTTTGCGTCATTCTTTTGCTACACATTTACTAGAAAATGGAGCAGACTTACGATCTATTCAACTAATGCTTGGACATGAATCAATCACAACCACAGAGATTTATGTTCATTTGGATCGAAGTTTTTTAAAAGAAGTAATGCATACTTTTCATCCGAGAAAATAA
- a CDS encoding PAS domain-containing protein, with protein MVFDLYGNDDCLEVNNFYKKLLAEMPDLLFQFVIDADNNYSFPLVSKSADEIFELTAADFTNDIKFVIYDRILPQDRELFFQSLVTARKEIMPWDIEFRAVLPKKGVRWFKISSKTESALDGNVIFYGHVSDITELKDKEEKLRISEERFQFALDASTAGVWDWDMVTNSVFYSSLSLKILELESSDIFDDPERWDKIVHPDDLPKYYSDIQEHFDNKIPYYENYHRVMTSSGNYKWILDRGKVIKRDENGKPLRVIGTHTDVSAQKEKELELIKTMKLYSDQNSRLLNFSHIVSHNLNTQAGNIKSILDFIDADVDKQTVAEMLEHLRTVSNDLNETISNLTQIVKTQSNINIAVVPLMLCEYIEKTISTIKGYDKQRKVTIVNNVPKYLTVNFNPAYMESVLLNFTTNAIKYAHPDRDPIIIFDFAIEPEGFKSLKITDNGLGIDLKTYGELLFGMYKTFHKHEEARGIGLYITRNQIEAMKGTVLVESEVGVGTSFKIVFNDM; from the coding sequence ATGGTTTTTGATTTATATGGGAATGACGACTGCTTGGAGGTAAATAATTTTTATAAAAAATTGTTGGCCGAAATGCCTGACTTACTTTTTCAATTTGTTATTGATGCTGATAATAATTATTCATTTCCCCTTGTGAGTAAATCGGCAGATGAAATATTTGAACTTACTGCTGCAGACTTTACCAATGATATAAAATTTGTGATTTATGATCGAATTTTACCGCAAGATCGCGAATTGTTTTTTCAATCATTAGTAACTGCAAGAAAAGAGATCATGCCTTGGGATATTGAGTTTAGAGCAGTTCTTCCTAAAAAAGGAGTTCGTTGGTTTAAAATTTCATCCAAAACAGAGTCGGCGTTAGATGGAAATGTGATTTTTTATGGTCATGTTTCAGATATTACAGAATTAAAAGATAAGGAAGAGAAGTTGCGTATATCAGAAGAACGCTTTCAATTTGCGCTTGATGCATCTACAGCTGGCGTTTGGGATTGGGATATGGTTACAAACAGTGTTTTTTATTCCTCTTTGTCTCTTAAAATTTTAGAATTAGAATCGAGTGATATCTTTGATGATCCAGAACGTTGGGATAAAATTGTGCATCCAGATGATTTGCCGAAATATTATTCTGATATTCAAGAGCATTTTGATAATAAGATTCCGTATTATGAAAATTACCATCGTGTAATGACTTCGAGTGGCAATTATAAATGGATTTTAGATCGAGGAAAAGTAATAAAACGCGATGAAAACGGAAAGCCTTTAAGAGTAATTGGAACGCACACAGATGTTTCTGCTCAAAAAGAAAAAGAGCTTGAACTGATAAAAACAATGAAATTATACAGCGATCAAAATAGTCGTTTGTTAAATTTCTCGCATATAGTTTCGCATAATTTAAATACTCAGGCGGGTAACATAAAATCGATTTTAGATTTTATTGATGCCGATGTAGACAAGCAGACCGTTGCGGAAATGTTGGAGCATTTAAGAACCGTTTCTAATGATTTGAATGAAACAATTTCTAATTTAACCCAAATTGTAAAAACGCAGAGTAATATTAATATTGCTGTTGTTCCGTTGATGCTTTGCGAATATATCGAAAAGACTATTTCGACCATTAAAGGTTATGATAAACAGCGTAAAGTCACTATTGTAAACAATGTGCCGAAGTATTTGACGGTTAATTTTAATCCAGCTTATATGGAAAGTGTTTTGTTGAATTTTACGACAAATGCAATAAAATATGCACATCCAGATAGAGATCCGATTATTATTTTCGATTTTGCCATCGAGCCAGAAGGATTTAAATCGCTTAAGATTACAGATAATGGTCTAGGGATTGATTTAAAGACGTATGGTGAGTTGTTATTCGGAATGTATAAAACATTTCATAAACATGAAGAAGCTCGCGGAATTGGGCTTTATATTACCAGAAATCAAATTGAAGCGATGAAAGGGACTGTTTTAGTAGAAAGTGAAGTAGGAGTAGGGACAAGCTTTAAAATCGTTTTTAATGATATGTAA
- the rny gene encoding ribonuclease Y has product MDIITIIIGIVGIAAGFAIAKIIEKSNISNLIKNAKKEAASILKDANLEAENIKKDKILQAKERFIELKSEHEQVILARDKKVAEVEKRVRDKESQVSNELSKAKKVNDDFEAKTAEYNNKIEVLDKKQAEVDKLHKSQLQQLEVISGLSAEEAKEQLVEGLKAEAKTKAMSHIQETIEEAKLTAQQEAKKIIINTIQRVGTEEAVENCVSVFNIESDDVKGRIIGREGRNIRALEAATGVEIIVDDTPEAIILSCFDPVRREIARLSLHKLVTDGRIHPARIEEVVAKTAKQIDDEIIEVGKRTVIDLGIHGLHPELIKVVGRMKYRSSYGQNLLQHSREVSKLCGIMAAELGLNVKLAKRAGLLHDIGKVPDTESDLPHALLGMQWAEKYGEKEEVCNAIGAHHDEIEMKSLLSPIIQVCDAISGARPGARRQVLDSYIQRLKDLEDVAYGFSGVKNAYAIQAGRELRVIVESEKVSDDNAANLSFEISQKIQTEMTYPGQVKVTVIRETRAVNIAK; this is encoded by the coding sequence ATGGACATCATAACGATCATCATTGGTATTGTAGGTATTGCAGCAGGATTTGCAATAGCTAAAATTATCGAGAAAAGTAATATTTCAAACCTAATCAAAAACGCTAAAAAAGAAGCAGCTTCAATCTTAAAAGATGCTAATTTAGAAGCAGAAAATATTAAAAAAGATAAAATTCTTCAAGCAAAAGAGCGTTTTATCGAACTTAAATCAGAGCACGAACAAGTTATTTTAGCAAGAGACAAAAAAGTTGCCGAAGTAGAAAAACGTGTACGCGATAAAGAATCTCAAGTTTCTAACGAACTTTCTAAAGCTAAAAAAGTTAATGACGACTTTGAGGCTAAAACTGCTGAATACAATAATAAAATTGAAGTTTTAGACAAAAAGCAAGCTGAAGTTGACAAACTTCATAAAAGTCAATTACAACAATTAGAAGTAATTTCTGGACTTTCTGCTGAAGAAGCAAAAGAGCAATTGGTTGAAGGTTTAAAAGCGGAAGCTAAAACCAAAGCAATGTCTCACATTCAAGAAACTATTGAAGAGGCTAAATTGACTGCTCAGCAAGAAGCTAAAAAAATCATCATCAACACGATTCAAAGAGTTGGAACAGAAGAAGCAGTTGAAAATTGCGTATCTGTATTCAACATCGAATCTGACGATGTAAAAGGTAGAATTATTGGTCGTGAAGGTCGTAACATTAGAGCTTTGGAAGCTGCAACTGGAGTTGAAATCATTGTAGATGATACACCAGAGGCCATTATTCTTTCTTGTTTTGATCCTGTTCGTAGAGAAATTGCTCGTTTGTCTTTACACAAATTAGTAACAGACGGACGTATTCACCCTGCAAGAATTGAAGAGGTTGTTGCTAAAACTGCAAAACAAATTGACGACGAAATTATCGAGGTAGGAAAACGTACTGTTATCGACTTAGGAATTCACGGTTTACACCCAGAATTGATTAAAGTTGTTGGTAGAATGAAATACCGTTCTTCTTACGGACAAAACTTATTACAGCACTCAAGAGAAGTTTCTAAACTTTGCGGTATTATGGCTGCAGAATTAGGATTGAATGTTAAATTAGCTAAAAGAGCTGGTTTATTACACGATATCGGAAAAGTGCCAGATACAGAAAGTGATTTACCACACGCACTTTTAGGTATGCAATGGGCTGAAAAATATGGTGAAAAAGAAGAAGTTTGCAACGCTATTGGAGCGCACCATGACGAGATCGAAATGAAATCATTACTTTCTCCGATTATTCAAGTTTGTGATGCTATTTCTGGAGCTAGACCTGGAGCTAGACGTCAGGTTTTAGATTCTTACATTCAGCGTCTTAAAGATCTTGAAGATGTTGCTTATGGATTCAGCGGTGTTAAAAATGCGTACGCAATTCAAGCTGGTAGAGAACTTCGTGTAATTGTAGAAAGCGAAAAAGTTTCTGATGATAATGCAGCAAATTTATCTTTCGAGATTTCACAAAAAATTCAAACAGAAATGACTTACCCTGGTCAAGTAAAAGTTACAGTTATTAGAGAAACTAGAGCTGTTAATATTGCTAAATAA
- a CDS encoding cell division protein ZapA encodes MDGKLKIKISIADRVYPLTVEPAQEEGLRSASKKIDAMIKQFEENYAVRDKQDVLAMCALQFASQVEQKQIDNAIDGEETIERIKKLNLLLDQYLEN; translated from the coding sequence ATGGACGGAAAGCTTAAAATAAAAATATCAATTGCAGATCGTGTTTATCCACTAACGGTTGAACCCGCTCAAGAAGAAGGACTTAGAAGTGCTTCTAAAAAGATTGATGCCATGATAAAGCAATTCGAAGAAAATTATGCCGTTCGCGACAAACAAGATGTATTAGCCATGTGCGCATTGCAATTCGCATCGCAAGTGGAACAAAAACAAATTGATAACGCAATCGATGGAGAGGAAACCATTGAGCGAATTAAAAAATTAAACCTGCTTTTAGATCAATATCTCGAAAATTAA
- a CDS encoding M23 family metallopeptidase, producing MRFYLLALLICNSVFAQTQYPKDYFRTPLDIPMQLSGNFGELRPNHFHAGFDLKTNQREGLSVHAIADGYVSRIKISTFGNGKCIYITHPNGYTSVYGHLQTPVGAILDYVKATHYKEKAYEIEMFPKPGELPVAKGDIIGLSGNTGSSEGPHLHFEIRDSKTEFVINPIFFGFDQNIKDTKKPTLSSLYVYPLDNATVNQSKQPLLVNMTLQKDGTYLASKVKANGKIGFGINATDTDNVSFNKNGVFNVSTFLNGNQNYNYQFNTYSFDEMRYINAFIDYSRYKKTSQRVQKLFMKTPFALSIIKTDSLRGIVKAEPNLTSNYKIEVSDYFGNLNSITVPIEYDSATTLVQPEPVTSKYFVRYNKDANFEKGNMSVFFPAGTFYEDFNMNFDVKNNKIYIHDDTVPAHSNFTITIKDTIYPESLRDKLYIGKGTSYNGTIRKGDVFTAKAKILGTYGLVLDTIPPVIKIAKPIEGKWISDQKKIDFTIVDSLSGIKSYNGYLNGSWVLFEYENKARRITHTFDPQYLVEGENFLKIEVVDNVGNTTIFETHFFRSQK from the coding sequence ATGAGATTCTATTTACTTGCCCTTTTAATTTGTAATTCTGTATTTGCCCAAACGCAATATCCTAAAGATTATTTCCGAACTCCACTTGATATTCCAATGCAACTTTCTGGTAATTTCGGAGAGTTGAGGCCCAACCATTTTCATGCGGGTTTTGATTTGAAAACCAACCAAAGAGAAGGTTTAAGTGTACATGCAATTGCAGATGGTTATGTTTCTAGAATTAAAATTTCGACGTTTGGAAACGGAAAATGTATTTACATTACACATCCAAATGGATATACTTCTGTTTACGGACATTTGCAAACGCCAGTTGGAGCTATTCTTGATTATGTAAAAGCAACGCATTACAAAGAAAAAGCCTATGAAATCGAAATGTTTCCAAAACCTGGAGAACTTCCTGTTGCAAAAGGGGATATAATTGGACTTTCTGGAAATACGGGTTCTTCTGAAGGACCGCATCTTCATTTTGAAATTCGTGATAGTAAAACAGAATTTGTAATAAATCCGATTTTCTTTGGCTTTGACCAAAATATAAAAGATACTAAAAAACCAACTTTGTCAAGTTTGTATGTTTATCCGTTAGATAATGCGACGGTAAATCAATCAAAACAGCCATTGCTTGTTAATATGACGTTGCAAAAAGACGGAACTTATCTTGCGAGTAAAGTTAAAGCGAATGGAAAAATTGGTTTCGGAATTAATGCTACTGATACTGATAATGTTTCTTTTAATAAAAACGGCGTTTTTAATGTGTCTACTTTTTTAAACGGAAATCAAAATTATAATTATCAATTTAATACGTATTCTTTTGATGAAATGCGTTATATCAATGCTTTTATAGATTATTCGAGGTACAAAAAAACGAGTCAGCGTGTGCAGAAACTTTTTATGAAAACGCCTTTTGCTTTAAGCATTATTAAAACAGATTCTTTACGCGGAATTGTAAAAGCGGAACCAAATTTGACGTCTAATTATAAAATTGAAGTTTCAGATTATTTCGGAAATTTAAATTCAATTACAGTTCCAATTGAATATGATAGCGCCACAACGCTTGTTCAGCCAGAACCTGTTACGTCTAAATATTTTGTGAGATATAACAAAGATGCCAATTTTGAGAAAGGCAATATGTCGGTCTTCTTTCCTGCTGGAACTTTTTATGAAGATTTCAATATGAATTTTGATGTTAAAAACAATAAAATTTATATTCATGACGATACCGTTCCTGCTCATTCTAATTTTACAATTACAATAAAAGATACGATTTACCCAGAATCTTTGAGAGATAAACTTTATATCGGAAAAGGAACTAGTTATAACGGAACAATTCGAAAAGGGGATGTTTTTACTGCAAAAGCAAAAATCTTAGGAACATACGGTTTGGTTTTAGATACTATTCCTCCTGTAATAAAAATTGCAAAACCTATTGAAGGAAAATGGATTAGCGACCAGAAGAAAATTGATTTTACAATTGTCGATTCTTTATCGGGCATAAAATCGTATAACGGATATTTGAACGGAAGCTGGGTTTTGTTTGAATATGAAAATAAAGCGAGAAGAATTACGCATACTTTTGATCCGCAATATTTGGTGGAAGGTGAAAACTTTTTAAAAATTGAAGTAGTAGATAATGTAGGAAATACTACTATCTTTGAAACTCATTTTTTTAGAAGTCAAAAATAA
- a CDS encoding TonB-dependent receptor has protein sequence MNNNRFIFAFLFLFFSCVALAQNARVKGVILDADKHVVPSVNIASQGNLVQSDSNGFFEIVVPANKKVSLIFTHVSLKMISLTVNLKTNEVFVFNPIMNNSQEQMGEVFVSSKNRKRVQGIATIDTETIKKIPGANAGIENILKTLPGVNSNNELSTQYMVRGGNFDENLVYVNEVEVYRPFLIRSGQQEGLSFTNTDLVQNVDFSAGGFQAKFGDKLSSVLDITYRKPTQFGASFEASFLGGSASVDLVSKNKKWSAVTGVRYRNNSLLVNSQDTETNYTPTFADIQTNINYDISSKWQMSFLGNISQNKYLYEPLVRQTKFGTVDQPMALAVYYDGQEKDQYDTYFGAFKTTFKASPTLTLKLIGSLFHTTEKEHFDILAQYRLGNVDIENPTDGSAIDFTRGIGSQLNHARNDLDALIANIELKGTKEWKESQLEFGLKYTRESIRDRIVEWEMIDSAGFSINPPIISLPQNNQPYTPYTGPLLPYNDIRATNFNTINRFSGYAQWNKQSEIGSSQIWYHLGARFQGWNVEGALEEGKTQFVVSPRGQFAIKPDWDRDMVFRISGGLYHQPPFYRELRDLEGIVNPNVKAQEAIHVVLGNDYNFKMWNRPFKWVTEIYYKSLSDVNVYSIDNVRIRYVANNNAKAYAQGLDFRLNGEFVPGTESWISFGYLKTEENYENKGYIARPTDQRLKFAMLFQDYMPNIPSVKVYLNLVYNTGLPGGAPSYTDPYLYQNRLNDYRRADIGFAKVFVDSNTQNTKKGWLKNFKELAVGLEIFNLFNNQNAITNTWVRDVYSKNQYAIPNYMTSRVFNVKINARL, from the coding sequence TTGAATAACAATAGGTTTATATTCGCTTTTCTTTTTTTATTTTTTAGCTGTGTTGCTTTGGCTCAAAACGCTCGTGTAAAAGGAGTGATTTTAGATGCAGATAAACATGTGGTTCCAAGTGTAAATATTGCTTCGCAAGGAAATCTTGTGCAATCAGATTCAAATGGATTTTTTGAAATCGTCGTTCCAGCAAATAAAAAAGTTTCGCTGATTTTTACCCATGTTTCTTTGAAAATGATCAGTTTAACGGTTAATTTGAAAACTAACGAAGTTTTTGTTTTTAATCCGATTATGAATAATTCTCAAGAACAAATGGGAGAAGTTTTTGTTTCTTCTAAAAACAGAAAACGAGTTCAAGGAATTGCGACAATTGATACCGAAACGATAAAAAAGATTCCAGGCGCAAATGCGGGAATTGAAAATATCTTGAAAACACTTCCGGGCGTAAATTCAAACAACGAATTGAGTACGCAATACATGGTTCGCGGCGGAAATTTTGATGAAAATCTGGTTTATGTAAATGAAGTTGAAGTCTATCGTCCGTTTTTGATTCGTTCGGGACAGCAAGAAGGTTTGAGTTTTACAAATACCGATTTGGTTCAGAATGTAGATTTTTCGGCAGGCGGATTTCAAGCTAAATTCGGAGATAAATTATCGTCTGTTTTAGATATAACTTATAGAAAACCTACACAATTTGGTGCTTCTTTTGAAGCTAGTTTTTTAGGAGGAAGTGCTTCTGTCGATTTGGTTTCTAAAAATAAAAAATGGTCTGCCGTAACTGGAGTTCGTTACCGAAATAATAGTTTGCTTGTAAATAGTCAGGATACTGAGACGAATTATACTCCGACTTTTGCCGATATTCAAACGAATATTAATTATGATATTTCTTCGAAATGGCAAATGAGTTTTTTAGGAAATATTTCGCAGAATAAATATTTATACGAGCCTTTGGTTCGCCAGACAAAATTCGGAACTGTTGATCAGCCGATGGCGCTCGCGGTTTATTATGATGGTCAGGAAAAAGACCAATATGATACTTATTTCGGCGCTTTCAAAACAACTTTTAAAGCTTCTCCAACATTAACTTTAAAATTAATTGGCTCTTTATTTCATACTACAGAAAAAGAACATTTTGATATTTTGGCACAATATCGATTAGGAAATGTTGATATTGAAAATCCTACAGATGGCTCGGCGATTGATTTCACTCGTGGAATTGGCTCTCAATTAAATCACGCGAGAAATGATTTAGATGCTTTAATTGCTAATATCGAATTGAAAGGAACGAAAGAATGGAAAGAAAGCCAATTGGAATTTGGCTTAAAATATACTAGAGAATCCATAAGGGATAGAATTGTAGAATGGGAAATGATTGATTCTGCAGGTTTTTCTATAAATCCGCCGATAATAAGTTTACCTCAAAATAACCAGCCATATACGCCTTATACAGGACCGCTTTTGCCATATAATGATATTCGTGCGACAAATTTCAATACTATAAATCGTTTCTCGGGTTATGCGCAATGGAACAAGCAATCTGAAATTGGTTCAAGTCAGATTTGGTATCATTTAGGAGCGCGTTTTCAAGGTTGGAATGTTGAGGGAGCTTTAGAAGAAGGAAAAACACAATTTGTGGTAAGTCCGCGAGGGCAATTTGCTATAAAACCAGATTGGGATCGCGATATGGTTTTCAGGATTTCGGGAGGATTGTATCATCAGCCGCCATTTTATAGAGAACTTCGAGATTTAGAAGGTATTGTGAATCCGAATGTGAAGGCGCAGGAAGCAATTCATGTTGTTTTAGGAAATGATTATAATTTTAAAATGTGGAATCGCCCATTTAAATGGGTTACCGAAATTTATTATAAATCACTTTCAGACGTAAATGTGTATTCGATTGATAATGTTCGAATTCGCTACGTTGCCAATAATAACGCAAAAGCCTATGCTCAAGGTCTTGATTTTAGATTGAATGGAGAATTTGTGCCAGGAACAGAATCTTGGATAAGTTTTGGCTATTTAAAAACCGAAGAAAATTACGAAAACAAAGGGTATATTGCGCGTCCAACAGATCAGCGTTTGAAATTTGCTATGCTGTTTCAGGATTATATGCCGAATATTCCGAGTGTAAAAGTCTATTTGAATTTAGTTTATAATACTGGTTTGCCTGGAGGCGCGCCATCGTACACAGATCCTTATTTGTATCAAAATAGATTAAATGATTACAGGCGAGCCGACATCGGGTTTGCCAAAGTTTTTGTAGATAGTAATACGCAGAATACAAAAAAAGGTTGGCTGAAAAATTTTAAAGAATTGGCAGTTGGTTTGGAGATTTTTAATCTTTTTAATAATCAAAACGCGATTACAAATACTTGGGTTCGCGATGTGTATTCTAAAAATCAATACGCGATTCCAAATTATATGACTTCGAGAGTTTTTAACGTTAAGATTAATGCGAGGTTATAA
- a CDS encoding DUF2971 domain-containing protein, translating into MYLNNPNITLPEDPNTIVWKYLDLSKFLDLLLSKKLFMSRSDKFEDQYEGTFSEPTYEEIKKLAIDNPDFLRHYKTQREQVAISSWHINEYESFAMWQIFTQNSEGLAIQSTIGRLQKALKPENNFDQYIGEVNYIDYRKEYIPFDDLFFPFLFKRKSFQYEREVRILTDTSKSDIKLNDGLKINVDINQLIEKIYIHPKSENWYKKLVIELVERLDFGFEIEKSDLESDILI; encoded by the coding sequence ATGTATCTTAACAACCCTAACATTACATTACCTGAAGATCCTAACACCATAGTTTGGAAATACCTTGACTTATCTAAATTTCTGGATTTGTTGCTTTCTAAGAAACTATTTATGTCCCGTTCAGATAAATTTGAAGATCAATACGAAGGCACATTTAGCGAACCTACTTACGAAGAAATCAAAAAGTTAGCTATTGACAATCCAGATTTCTTAAGACACTATAAAACACAACGCGAGCAAGTAGCCATCAGCAGCTGGCACATTAACGAATACGAATCGTTTGCCATGTGGCAGATTTTTACTCAAAACAGCGAAGGTCTTGCCATTCAGTCTACAATTGGAAGATTGCAGAAAGCTTTAAAACCTGAAAATAATTTCGATCAGTATATTGGCGAAGTAAATTACATTGATTACAGAAAAGAATACATTCCGTTTGATGACTTATTCTTTCCCTTTCTATTCAAAAGGAAAAGCTTTCAATACGAGCGTGAAGTGCGCATTCTTACCGACACTTCTAAAAGTGATATCAAATTAAACGACGGACTAAAAATTAATGTAGACATCAATCAATTAATTGAAAAAATATACATTCATCCCAAATCTGAAAACTGGTATAAAAAACTCGTTATTGAGTTGGTTGAACGCTTAGATTTTGGTTTTGAAATCGAAAAATCAGATTTAGAAAGTGACATATTGATTTAA